Proteins encoded within one genomic window of Dehalococcoidales bacterium:
- the rseP gene encoding RIP metalloprotease RseP has translation MDIIITIIAFLFVLALVIIAHELGHFGSAKAFGIKVDEFGIGFPPRLFSKKHGETVYSLNAIPLGGFTKMAGEEDPSIERSLASQKPWKRLLVLSAGSLMNFVLPLFLISIALMVPHNTAYSDVGVVEIAPGSPAEMAGFQPGDMITEVNGHQVKSIIDVNRYIQLNLGKKITFVYQRGSSEYETSLVPRWKPPQDQGAVGFLLKAENYEVVKENLPFWKAIPQGITETFETLVLFKNSLLALVTGAAPAGGVTGPLGIAQLTGEVARAGISPLLEFAAFLSINLGIINLLPLPALDGGRIVFVLLEWIRGGKKISPQKEGMVHMIGFALLMGLMILVTFQDIIRIIDGGSVIP, from the coding sequence ATGGATATTATTATTACAATCATAGCTTTTCTTTTTGTACTGGCGCTGGTAATAATCGCCCATGAACTGGGGCATTTCGGAAGCGCTAAAGCTTTTGGGATTAAAGTCGATGAATTTGGCATTGGTTTCCCTCCACGCCTGTTTTCGAAAAAACATGGAGAAACTGTCTATTCTCTTAATGCAATACCTTTGGGCGGTTTTACCAAAATGGCAGGAGAAGAAGATCCTAGTATTGAACGAAGCCTGGCTAGTCAGAAACCATGGAAACGCCTATTGGTGCTTTCCGCCGGATCCTTAATGAACTTTGTACTTCCCTTATTTCTGATATCTATTGCTCTAATGGTTCCGCATAACACAGCATATAGCGATGTGGGAGTTGTTGAAATTGCCCCTGGGTCCCCAGCGGAGATGGCCGGTTTTCAACCAGGTGATATGATTACAGAAGTAAATGGCCACCAGGTAAAAAGCATCATCGATGTTAACCGTTATATACAGCTTAATCTGGGTAAGAAGATAACCTTTGTATACCAACGAGGCAGCTCAGAATACGAAACTAGCCTGGTTCCCCGTTGGAAACCCCCACAGGATCAAGGGGCAGTGGGTTTCCTCCTTAAAGCAGAGAATTATGAGGTAGTTAAAGAAAATCTTCCTTTTTGGAAAGCCATTCCGCAGGGGATAACCGAAACGTTTGAAACCCTGGTACTCTTTAAAAACTCACTGCTTGCCCTGGTGACCGGCGCTGCACCAGCAGGGGGTGTAACCGGCCCTCTGGGCATCGCTCAACTTACTGGTGAAGTTGCCCGTGCCGGCATAAGCCCTTTGCTGGAATTCGCCGCGTTTTTATCCATCAACCTCGGAATTATAAACCTGCTTCCATTACCAGCATTAGACGGCGGGAGGATTGTTTTCGTACTTTTGGAGTGGATCAGGGGCGGTAAAAAAATCTCTCCTCAAAAAGAGGGCATGGTGCACATGATAGGCTTCGCCTTATTAATGGGATTAATGATCCTGGTAACTTTCCAGGATATCATCCGTATTATCGATGGAGGAAGCGTCATACCTTGA
- the dxr gene encoding 1-deoxy-D-xylulose-5-phosphate reductoisomerase, with the protein MASIKQIALIGSTGSIGRQTLEIVRSFPERFRIIALAAGKNTVLLEEQVREFHPKYVYFQGHKHDINGSNYLSLEEMLTLPEIDTVLMAPAGITGLKPTLWAAKAGKKIALANKESLVMAGDIITSAIRKSKGRILPVDSEHSAIWQCLKGERKAIARLILTASGGPFAKYTKEQLARVTPEQALRHPSWLMGPKVTIDSATLLNKGLEIIEAHHLFGVSYNKIKVLVHPPSVVHSMVEFKDGSIKAQLSYPDMRFPIQYALTYPERWTNPKLPRLDWKSIESLPFTKPNTDLFPCLELARSAGVHGGTYPAVLCGAGEAAVAMFLSKSIPFLRIASIIEQVLNEHRPIYNPDINTIEEEADRAYKRANVIGME; encoded by the coding sequence ATGGCTAGTATAAAACAAATTGCCTTAATCGGTTCAACCGGTTCTATCGGCAGGCAGACTCTGGAAATTGTTCGTTCCTTTCCGGAGCGTTTCCGCATAATAGCACTGGCTGCCGGGAAAAACACTGTACTGCTAGAAGAGCAAGTGCGTGAATTTCACCCAAAGTATGTCTACTTCCAGGGGCACAAGCATGATATAAATGGCTCAAACTACCTATCTCTGGAAGAGATGTTAACTCTACCGGAGATTGATACGGTACTGATGGCACCTGCTGGAATCACCGGCCTCAAGCCAACCCTCTGGGCTGCTAAAGCAGGAAAAAAGATAGCACTTGCCAACAAAGAATCTTTGGTAATGGCAGGGGATATAATTACTTCTGCAATCCGTAAAAGCAAGGGGAGAATCTTGCCAGTGGATAGCGAGCACAGCGCTATCTGGCAATGCCTGAAGGGGGAAAGAAAAGCGATAGCCAGGTTAATACTCACTGCTTCAGGAGGACCATTTGCCAAATACACAAAGGAACAATTGGCAAGAGTTACGCCTGAACAGGCTCTCAGGCACCCTTCTTGGCTGATGGGCCCAAAAGTCACAATCGATTCAGCTACCTTATTAAACAAAGGGCTTGAGATTATAGAAGCTCATCACCTTTTTGGTGTTAGTTATAATAAAATCAAGGTACTCGTCCACCCGCCCAGCGTGGTACATTCTATGGTCGAATTCAAGGATGGTTCCATCAAGGCCCAATTGAGCTATCCCGATATGCGTTTCCCGATCCAGTATGCATTAACCTATCCCGAACGGTGGACTAATCCGAAACTGCCTCGCCTTGATTGGAAATCTATTGAATCCCTCCCGTTCACAAAACCGAACACCGATCTTTTCCCTTGTCTTGAACTGGCAAGGAGTGCCGGGGTACATGGCGGAACCTACCCAGCCGTCCTGTGCGGCGCCGGGGAAGCTGCTGTTGCAATGTTTTTAAGCAAGTCAATCCCCTTCTTGCGTATTGCATCTATTATCGAACAAGTACTTAATGAACATCGTCCAATATATAACCCGGATATCAATACTATAGAGGAAGAAGCTGATCGTGCCTATAAAAGGGCAAACGTAATTGGCATGGAATGA
- the ispG gene encoding flavodoxin-dependent (E)-4-hydroxy-3-methylbut-2-enyl-diphosphate synthase yields the protein MITRRNSKIIQIGGVAIGGNAPIVVQSMTKTDTRNTKATILQIKELEEAGCELVRVAVPDKQAAAAIRCIRNDISIPLIADIHFDYRLALDAIDSGVDGLRINPGNIGDPEKITTVVKAAKAKQIPIRIGVNAGSLPSDIDPDLPVAERMVSAALREINLLQELDFDLIKISLKAFDVPTTIESYQRIATMVPYPLHVGITEAGVPPAGLIRSTAGIAPLLYQGIGDTIRVSLTGSPVEEVKAAYEILKSLNLRSRGPVLISCPTCGRTEIDVVRITEEVNKRLSSYQKDIKVAVMGCAVNGPGEARDADIGIAGGKGKALLFKHGQKIRSISEDSIIPELIKEIEYLSRE from the coding sequence TTGATAACCCGGCGAAACAGTAAAATTATTCAAATTGGGGGTGTAGCGATTGGCGGGAATGCGCCTATTGTGGTGCAATCTATGACTAAAACTGACACGCGCAACACGAAAGCTACAATACTCCAAATAAAAGAGCTTGAAGAAGCCGGGTGTGAATTGGTACGAGTAGCTGTGCCCGATAAACAAGCAGCCGCAGCAATTCGCTGCATCAGGAATGATATATCAATCCCATTAATTGCTGATATCCATTTTGACTATCGGCTTGCACTGGATGCTATTGATAGTGGGGTTGACGGTTTGCGTATAAATCCAGGCAATATCGGTGATCCTGAAAAGATCACTACTGTTGTAAAGGCTGCCAAAGCCAAACAAATACCCATACGTATTGGCGTCAATGCAGGCTCTCTCCCCAGTGATATCGACCCGGATCTCCCGGTAGCAGAAAGAATGGTATCTGCAGCCCTGCGTGAAATCAATCTCCTCCAGGAGCTTGATTTTGATCTCATTAAAATAAGTCTTAAAGCTTTTGATGTTCCCACAACTATTGAAAGCTATCAGAGAATCGCTACTATGGTACCCTACCCTCTTCATGTAGGAATTACCGAAGCTGGAGTACCGCCAGCTGGCCTTATTCGCAGCACCGCTGGAATTGCACCATTGCTTTATCAGGGCATTGGGGACACCATCCGGGTTTCACTAACCGGATCTCCCGTGGAAGAAGTCAAAGCTGCTTACGAAATATTAAAATCCCTCAATCTACGGAGCCGTGGTCCGGTTCTTATCAGCTGCCCAACCTGCGGACGTACTGAAATAGACGTAGTAAGAATCACAGAAGAAGTTAATAAACGACTATCTTCGTATCAGAAGGATATTAAAGTAGCGGTAATGGGCTGCGCTGTAAACGGTCCTGGAGAAGCCAGAGATGCTGATATCGGTATAGCCGGCGGTAAAGGCAAAGCCTTGCTCTTTAAGCATGGCCAAAAAATACGCTCGATTAGCGAAGACAGCATCATCCCAGAGCTAATAAAAGAGATTGAGTATCTGAGCCGTGAATAA